The genomic DNA AGCGTGCTCGGTTGTGAGATGACCCAAATCAACTTTTGTCATCTCAACTTTCACTTGCTCCCCATCCTTGAACCGATGGACTACATCAAGAAAGCTCCGCCAAGACTTCAGCTGCGTGAGCTGTGTTTTCCACCATGTTGAGTAGGAGCCATCTGGCTGACGACCTTTTGTTTGCAGGTAGTCTCGATAGCCGTTCAGGGCTTCTTCAATGGTCTGACCAGTCAGCTCGACGTTGTTTCGAGTTGAAAGTACATCACGTCGGTCACGAATTCCGGCACTCACGGCCTTGAGCCCTGCCTCGAAAAGCGTTTCGTCGGCAGGCGCGAATGCCGGGCCAATGTCATTCAGTGCAGCAACGTAACCTTCCGGGTCGGACTTCGTCTTGAAAGTCGGTGGAAGAACGGGAGCTTTCCCTTTGGCAATCGCCTTTGCTGCAGCCAGATAGTCCGGCGTCCAGTGGAAGTTTCCTTGGGTGTAGTGCCAGTGTCGTTCTAGGTGGTCCCAAAGCTCCCTGATGAGAGCTTCCCGTGGTTCGGCCAGCGAGAGGTCCCAGCCGAGATAGAATTTCTCTTGGTGTCCGGCAAAGTTTCGACCGATGTAACGCACGATGCCGTTCTTCGACCGCTTCAGCTTTTTCTGGTAAGTGCTCATGTCTGTTTTCCTCAACTGTTTGGGGTGAAATCGGAATCGACGGTTGATTCCGCACGGCCAAACCTATGAGCAAAACAGACAATTTCGTCCCCAAATACAGACATTCTGGGGCTCCGAAGCCGCTGTCGAAGGAGCAAATGTGACAGCGAAAATGCCGCAAAGCGCAAGAAATAAGGCCACTTGCGAAAATCGCAAGTGACCTTACTTGATGGAGGCGGGGGGGATTGAACCCCCGTCCTGTGAGCCCTCGGTTTCGGCCTCTACGTGTGTAGAATATTGATTGGGTCTCGCTTTCTCGGGCTCAACATCCAAAGCCTTTGAAAGCCAGGTGTCTACGAGGTCTCATGTCGAGCGTAGTCACCATTGACTCGACACCAGTCTGATTTTGTTAAGCGGATTTTCGGACTCCTCAGACAGGGATTCCTAAATCCGGGCAGCTAAATTAAGCTACCATAGCAAACTGCTTTTCGGCAGATAATTTTGTGATCAGTTTTTTACGTGGCCAACTGATCAACCACGACACGCCACCTCAACTTACGGAGAACCAGTCGATTCCAATCGCCCCCGATTGGATTGTGTCATTAAGAGCTAAGCCCTCAACAACTCGCTTCTTCGCATTTCTTTCATGGTTTACAGTATGATTCCTTGCACCGGGTGGAAGAAATCACAATTCAACCGAATCCATGAAAAGCTTCATCAATACTTAATCGTACGGGACAAACGCGAATCGTCAAGTAATTTTCAGGATTCGCAGTTTTCTGGACACAATAACGAACTCCAGGTTCACTAAAATTGCCAAATGATTTTGTCTTACAGAATAAACCGTATTTGTTGTCTGATTCTATTCCTGAGCATATTGAACACTGTTGGGTGTTCTGGAAGTTCAGTCTCCGAACCTGCAGTCTCAGGATCTTCTAATCGTCAGTCCGATAATCAGAAGTCAGCAGAAAAGCTCGACTATCATATTCGTCCAGAATTCGCCGAACGGGAAAAACTTGGATATTGGCCCAATCTGGCAGGCCCCGATTTTAACAGTACCTCACAGGAAACGAAGCTCTCCTCAGACAGATTGTCAGATGAAAATCGCCTCTGGACAATCGAAATTGGCAGCGGCTACAGCACTCCAGTGGTCGGGCGGGATGATCTCTACGTGTTTTATCGTCTTGGCGATGATGAAATTATCGAGTGCCGCGAGCTTTTAAAAGGAGGACTGAAGTGGAAATTTGGCTCTCCAACAACTTATGAATGTCCTGTGGAATACAGTAATGGTCCGTATTCCACTCCCACTCTGGATGAGAATTCCCTGTATGCCATCGGTACGGAATCCAAACTTTACTGCATCAATCGAGCAGACGGCGAATTGAAATGGCTGCGTGATTTGCAGTTGGATTACGAGCCGGAAGCCTGGGATTTTCCTGTGGGATCCAGCCCTTTGGTAATTGATGGACAAATCTATTTGAACCTGGGAGGCACGAAAGGCAAAAGTGCAATCGTTGCCCTGGATGCGGAATCCAGTAAAACGATCTGGACTTCCATGGAAGATGGCCGCAGCTATGCCACACCACGTTATGCACTCATTCATGGAATTCCCCATTTAATTGTGCTGACAGATCATTACCTTGCTTCGCTGAATCCCGAAGACGGCGCGGTTCGCTGGCAGGTTGAATTTGGAGTGAAGAAAAGTCCCAATCGAGTGAATGCGGTCTCCCCATTGATTGTCGATGACAAAATTATTGCGACGGCTGGTCCCGGCGGCGGCGTGATTTGTCTGCAGGTTGAGCCAGATGGATCGTATAAACAGCTCTGGACTGATCGCCGGAATCTGGACAGTCAGTTCAATAATATTACCTGTGTCTCAGATTCGATTTATGGTTTTACATCGAAATGGAATCGCCAGGCATTACTACGTTGCCTTTCTCTGGAGACAGGGGAAATACAATGGGAATGGTCTTCCAAACTGATGCGGGGCTCGATGATTGCTGCGGATGGAAAGTTGTATCTGCTGGGCGAATCGGGTGAATTTGCTGTCGTCAAATTGCGATCCGATCGCCTGGAAGTTCTCCTGGAGCTAGATGAACCTCTGTTGAAGAGCCCCAGTTACTCTGCTCCAGTCATTGCGAATGGAATT from Rubinisphaera italica includes the following:
- a CDS encoding outer membrane protein assembly factor BamB family protein, translating into MNTVGCSGSSVSEPAVSGSSNRQSDNQKSAEKLDYHIRPEFAEREKLGYWPNLAGPDFNSTSQETKLSSDRLSDENRLWTIEIGSGYSTPVVGRDDLYVFYRLGDDEIIECRELLKGGLKWKFGSPTTYECPVEYSNGPYSTPTLDENSLYAIGTESKLYCINRADGELKWLRDLQLDYEPEAWDFPVGSSPLVIDGQIYLNLGGTKGKSAIVALDAESSKTIWTSMEDGRSYATPRYALIHGIPHLIVLTDHYLASLNPEDGAVRWQVEFGVKKSPNRVNAVSPLIVDDKIIATAGPGGGVICLQVEPDGSYKQLWTDRRNLDSQFNNITCVSDSIYGFTSKWNRQALLRCLSLETGEIQWEWSSKLMRGSMIAADGKLYLLGESGEFAVVKLRSDRLEVLLELDEPLLKSPSYSAPVIANGILILRDEHKLQAWNIRESTKE